A part of Streptomyces sp. NBC_01497 genomic DNA contains:
- a CDS encoding S28 family serine protease, which produces MGKALRWLLSLALLIGALGTAGAATAAEPDTTAPAGSPAASGATTADDGTGTDIKDRILAIPGMSLIQEKPVDGYRYFVLDYTQPVDHRHPSRGTFEQRITLLHKGVDRPTVFFTSGYNVSTTPSRSEPAQIVDGNQVSLEYRYFTPSRPDPADWTKLDIRQAASDQHRVFAALKTIYPRRWLATGGSKGGMTATYYERFYPHDMDGVVAYVAPDDVVNTEDSSYDRFLATVGTTACRERVEAVQREALVRRQPLERKYADWARAGGYTFTTVGTLDKAYEAVVLDYVWAYWQYSLLSDCDTIPADAKAATDQQIYDSIDAISGFSAYTDQGLAQYTPYYYQAGTQLGSPDIRQPWLGGLSRYGYQPPRDFVPRSIPMRFDPGVMPEVDNWVRHHADHMLFVYGQNDPWGSERFQVGQGSHDSYVFTAPGANHGADVAGLQAAQKAKATARILDWAGVATAAVQQDESKAKPLAPFDRTLDERRPPRGPNPGPALVP; this is translated from the coding sequence ATGGGCAAGGCGCTCAGATGGCTGCTGAGTCTCGCGCTGCTGATAGGCGCGCTCGGCACGGCAGGCGCGGCCACCGCCGCGGAACCCGACACCACCGCCCCCGCCGGCTCGCCCGCCGCGAGCGGCGCGACGACCGCCGACGACGGCACCGGCACCGACATCAAGGACCGCATCCTCGCCATCCCGGGGATGAGCCTGATCCAGGAGAAGCCGGTCGACGGCTACCGCTACTTCGTCCTCGACTACACGCAGCCCGTCGACCACCGGCACCCGTCACGAGGCACCTTCGAACAGCGCATCACCCTGCTGCACAAGGGCGTGGACCGGCCGACCGTCTTCTTCACCAGCGGCTACAACGTCTCCACCACGCCGAGCCGCAGCGAGCCGGCCCAGATCGTGGACGGCAACCAGGTCTCCCTGGAGTACCGCTACTTCACGCCGTCCCGTCCTGATCCCGCCGACTGGACGAAGCTGGACATCCGGCAGGCCGCGAGCGACCAGCACCGCGTCTTCGCCGCGCTCAAGACGATCTACCCGCGCAGGTGGCTGGCGACCGGCGGCTCGAAGGGCGGCATGACCGCCACCTACTACGAGCGCTTCTACCCGCACGACATGGACGGCGTGGTCGCGTACGTCGCACCCGACGACGTCGTCAACACGGAGGACTCGTCCTACGACCGCTTCCTCGCCACCGTCGGCACCACGGCGTGCCGCGAGCGCGTGGAGGCCGTCCAGCGCGAGGCCCTCGTACGACGGCAGCCGCTGGAGCGGAAGTACGCCGACTGGGCACGCGCCGGCGGCTACACCTTCACCACCGTCGGCACCCTCGACAAGGCGTACGAGGCGGTCGTGCTCGACTACGTATGGGCGTACTGGCAGTACAGCCTGCTGTCCGACTGCGACACGATCCCGGCCGACGCCAAGGCCGCCACGGACCAGCAGATCTACGACAGCATCGACGCGATCTCCGGTTTCTCCGCCTACACGGACCAGGGGCTCGCGCAGTACACGCCGTACTACTACCAGGCGGGCACCCAGCTCGGCTCGCCCGACATCCGCCAGCCGTGGCTCGGCGGGCTGAGCCGGTACGGCTACCAGCCGCCGCGCGACTTCGTACCGCGCTCGATCCCGATGCGCTTCGATCCTGGCGTCATGCCCGAGGTGGACAACTGGGTGCGGCACCATGCCGACCACATGCTGTTCGTCTACGGACAGAACGACCCGTGGGGCTCGGAACGCTTCCAGGTGGGCCAGGGCTCGCACGACAGCTACGTGTTCACCGCGCCGGGGGCGAACCACGGCGCCGACGTGGCCGGCCTGCAGGCCGCACAGAAGGCGAAGGCGACCGCGCGCATCCTCGACTGGGCGGGCGTCGCCACGGCGGCCGTCCAGCAGGACGAGAGCAAGGCGAAGCCGCTCGCTCCGTTCGACAGGACGCTGGACGAGCGGCGGCCGCCCCGCGGCCCGAACCCCGGGCCCGCACTGGTGCCGTAG
- a CDS encoding dihydrodipicolinate synthase family protein encodes MTANTPRSGSGSAPLRLPEAGGGLRTYLPRGEPAAFLASGTGAPGGAGGASGTGPGTAAPAVSRTVFAAAHVVADPYADTTPDAPAALDWDATLAFRRHLWAQGLGVAEAMDTAQRGMGLDWAGAAELIRRSAAEAKAVGGRVACGVGTDQLAPGTHSLAEVTAAYEEQLALAEETGTQAILMASRALAVAAAGPDAYLETYDHLLRQADEPVILHWLGPMFDPALAGYWGSADLDTATSTFLQVIADHPDKVDGIKISLLDAGREIDVRRRLPEGVRCYTGDDFNYPELIAGDEHGFSHALLGVFDPLAPLAAKALRVLDTGDVKGFRELLDPSVELSRHLFQAPTRFYKTGVVLLAWLAGYQDHFAMVGHQQAARSLPHLARAYELADTLGLFPDPSRAAERMRSLLHVYGVTR; translated from the coding sequence GTGACCGCGAACACCCCGCGGTCCGGGTCCGGTTCGGCCCCACTGAGGCTGCCGGAAGCGGGCGGCGGCCTGCGTACGTACCTCCCTCGCGGTGAACCGGCCGCCTTCCTCGCATCCGGTACGGGTGCGCCGGGCGGTGCGGGAGGCGCGAGCGGTACGGGGCCGGGCACCGCGGCGCCCGCCGTCTCCCGTACGGTCTTCGCCGCCGCGCACGTCGTCGCCGACCCGTACGCGGACACCACGCCCGACGCGCCGGCCGCGCTCGACTGGGACGCGACACTCGCCTTCCGCCGGCACCTGTGGGCCCAGGGACTCGGCGTCGCGGAGGCCATGGACACCGCGCAGCGCGGCATGGGTCTCGACTGGGCCGGCGCCGCCGAGCTGATCCGCAGGTCCGCGGCCGAGGCGAAGGCCGTCGGCGGGCGCGTCGCCTGCGGCGTGGGGACCGACCAACTCGCCCCGGGGACGCACTCCCTGGCCGAGGTGACGGCCGCCTACGAGGAGCAGCTCGCCCTCGCGGAGGAGACCGGCACGCAGGCGATCCTGATGGCCTCACGGGCGCTCGCCGTCGCGGCGGCCGGGCCCGACGCGTACCTGGAGACGTACGACCACCTGCTGCGGCAGGCGGACGAACCGGTGATCCTGCACTGGCTCGGGCCGATGTTCGACCCGGCGCTGGCGGGTTACTGGGGCAGCGCCGACCTCGACACCGCCACCAGCACCTTCCTCCAGGTCATCGCGGACCATCCGGACAAGGTCGACGGCATCAAGATCTCGCTCCTCGACGCGGGGCGCGAGATCGACGTGCGCCGCCGCCTGCCGGAGGGCGTGCGGTGCTACACGGGTGACGACTTCAACTACCCGGAGCTGATCGCCGGTGACGAACACGGCTTCAGTCATGCCCTGTTGGGTGTCTTCGATCCCCTGGCGCCGCTGGCGGCGAAGGCCCTGCGGGTCCTGGACACGGGCGACGTGAAGGGGTTCCGGGAGCTGCTCGACCCGAGTGTGGAGCTGTCGCGGCACCTGTTCCAGGCGCCCACGCGCTTCTACAAGACGGGTGTGGTCCTCCTCGCCTGGCTGGCCGGGTACCAGGACCACTTCGCGATGGTGGGCCACCAGCAGGCCGCCCGGTCCCTTCCGCATCTCGCGCGCGCCTATGAACTCGCCGACACCCTCGGTCTGTTCCCCGATCCGTCGCGTGCGGCCGAGCGCATGCGCAGCCTCCTGCACGTGTACGGGGTGACGCGGTGA
- a CDS encoding sugar phosphate isomerase/epimerase family protein produces the protein MTVKQLSLPQLSDACVRFGVGGVGLWRAPVQAYGVDAAAKLVREAGLRVTTLCRGGFLTAVEPAARAAALADNRAAVDECVALGTDTLVMVSGGLPPGERDLGAARERVADALGELAPYAGERGVRLAIEPLHPMFASDRCVVSTLDQALALAERFPAGQVGVVVDTYHIWWDDRAPAAVARAGEEGRIHSFQLADWITPLPAGVLNGRGLIGDGAVDLRQWRERVDATGFTGPIEVELFNDDLWERDGEDLLRDVAERYVRHAL, from the coding sequence ATGACCGTCAAACAGCTCTCGCTGCCCCAACTGAGCGACGCGTGCGTGCGGTTCGGTGTGGGGGGCGTGGGCCTGTGGCGCGCGCCCGTCCAGGCGTACGGGGTCGACGCGGCGGCGAAGCTCGTACGCGAAGCGGGCCTGCGCGTCACCACACTGTGCCGGGGCGGCTTCCTCACCGCCGTCGAGCCGGCCGCGCGGGCGGCGGCCCTCGCCGACAACCGGGCCGCCGTCGACGAGTGCGTCGCGCTCGGCACGGACACACTCGTCATGGTCTCGGGCGGGCTGCCGCCGGGAGAGCGCGACCTGGGCGCCGCGCGGGAACGCGTCGCTGACGCGCTGGGCGAACTCGCCCCGTACGCGGGGGAGCGCGGGGTACGACTGGCGATCGAGCCGCTGCACCCGATGTTCGCGTCCGACCGGTGCGTGGTCTCGACACTCGACCAGGCCCTCGCGCTCGCCGAGCGCTTCCCGGCGGGGCAGGTGGGCGTGGTCGTGGACACCTACCACATCTGGTGGGACGACCGGGCGCCCGCGGCGGTGGCGCGGGCGGGCGAGGAGGGCAGGATCCACTCGTTCCAACTCGCTGACTGGATCACGCCGTTGCCCGCAGGTGTCCTCAACGGCCGGGGTCTGATCGGTGACGGTGCGGTGGACCTGCGGCAGTGGCGGGAGCGCGTGGACGCGACCGGCTTCACCGGCCCGATCGAGGTGGAGCTGTTCAACGACGACCTGTGGGAACGGGACGGGGAGGACCTCTTGCGTGACGTCGCTGAACGCTACGTACGGCACGCGCTGTAG
- a CDS encoding NAD(P)-dependent oxidoreductase, whose protein sequence is MTAVGTKTVGLIGLGAMGRPAAEFLAAAGVTTYAFDADRALMDQVAERGVRPAASIAELAADSDVVVVMVPTDQDVLDVCAEAGGVLSTARSGSVLLVCSSVTPDTCRTVATAAARKGVDVLDAALTGGVRAAEAGEINLLVGGDERVLDSVRTELAPWTRTVHHLGPLGSGQVGKTVNNLCHWGQLSAVVEALRLGRDLGVAPTKLRAALLDGPAASRTLAEMELMRLTWHRKDLANAMRMADTVDRTLPVAATVREAMEGITVEDIAALYEGS, encoded by the coding sequence ATGACTGCGGTCGGCACGAAGACGGTGGGACTGATCGGGCTCGGGGCGATGGGGCGTCCCGCAGCGGAGTTCCTGGCCGCCGCGGGCGTCACCACGTACGCCTTTGACGCGGACCGCGCGCTCATGGACCAGGTGGCGGAGCGGGGCGTCCGGCCGGCCGCGTCGATCGCCGAACTCGCCGCGGACAGCGACGTGGTGGTGGTCATGGTGCCCACGGACCAGGACGTGCTGGACGTGTGCGCGGAGGCCGGCGGTGTGCTGTCCACGGCCCGCAGCGGCTCGGTGCTCCTCGTCTGCTCCTCGGTCACCCCCGACACCTGCCGCACGGTGGCCACGGCGGCCGCCCGCAAGGGAGTCGACGTCCTCGACGCGGCGCTCACGGGCGGGGTGCGCGCCGCCGAGGCAGGCGAGATCAACCTGCTGGTCGGCGGCGACGAGCGCGTGCTCGACTCGGTGCGGACCGAGCTGGCGCCCTGGACCAGGACGGTCCACCACTTGGGCCCGCTCGGCTCCGGGCAGGTCGGCAAGACCGTCAACAACCTCTGTCACTGGGGCCAGTTGTCGGCCGTCGTCGAGGCGCTGCGGCTCGGCCGCGACCTCGGCGTCGCCCCCACGAAGCTGCGCGCCGCCCTGCTCGACGGCCCTGCGGCCAGCAGGACCCTCGCCGAGATGGAACTGATGCGGCTGACCTGGCACCGCAAGGACCTGGCCAACGCGATGCGCATGGCGGACACGGTGGACCGGACCCTTCCGGTCGCGGCGACGGTGCGTGAGGCGATGGAGGGCATCACCGTCGAGGACATCGCCGCGCTGTACGAGGGGAGTTGA
- a CDS encoding sugar phosphate isomerase/epimerase family protein, whose amino-acid sequence MKLAFSTLGVPGMPIPEVAELAVSAGYQGVELRGHPEEPVHPGLGAAERASVVKEFERAGVEILTVAGYARAADVTVPDSAFREEVDGLLRLARDLGASYVRVFPGGGDAAGPEADGTAARRLGVAAEVAADFGVRVLLETHDSHRTGADAERVVAAVGHPQVGVLWDVMHTWRGGEAPVVTRATLGPYLGYVQVKDIASAQDTTPLALGAGVLPLRECLSTLSDDTWVCWEYEKRWYEAAAALPPLLAPGRAHLEGLLGR is encoded by the coding sequence GTGAAGCTCGCCTTCTCGACCCTGGGTGTACCCGGAATGCCGATCCCCGAGGTGGCCGAACTGGCGGTGTCGGCCGGATACCAGGGCGTCGAACTGCGCGGCCACCCCGAGGAGCCGGTGCACCCCGGCCTCGGCGCCGCCGAACGCGCCTCGGTCGTCAAGGAGTTCGAGCGCGCCGGGGTGGAGATCCTCACGGTCGCCGGGTACGCGCGCGCGGCCGATGTCACCGTGCCGGACAGCGCGTTCCGCGAAGAGGTCGACGGCCTCCTGCGGCTGGCGCGCGACCTCGGGGCCTCGTACGTACGGGTCTTCCCCGGCGGCGGGGACGCGGCCGGCCCCGAGGCCGACGGCACGGCGGCGCGCCGCCTGGGCGTCGCGGCCGAAGTCGCGGCGGACTTCGGTGTGCGCGTCCTGCTGGAGACCCACGACTCGCATCGCACCGGCGCGGATGCCGAGCGCGTGGTGGCCGCGGTGGGCCACCCCCAGGTCGGTGTGCTGTGGGACGTGATGCACACCTGGCGGGGCGGCGAGGCTCCGGTGGTGACCCGCGCGACACTGGGCCCCTACCTGGGATACGTGCAGGTCAAGGACATCGCCTCAGCGCAGGACACCACGCCGCTCGCGCTCGGCGCGGGCGTGCTGCCGCTCCGCGAGTGCCTGAGCACACTGTCGGACGACACCTGGGTGTGCTGGGAGTACGAGAAGCGCTGGTACGAGGCGGCCGCCGCCCTCCCGCCGCTGCTCGCCCCGGGGCGGGCCCATCTGGAGGGGCTGCTCGGGCGCTGA
- the recD2 gene encoding SF1B family DNA helicase RecD2, with protein MSSRTPAQAPGSRSLAVLEAVLERITYANEESGYTVARVDTGRGGDLLTVVGALLGAQPGESLRMEGHWGSHPQYGKQFTVDNYRVTLPATIQGIRRYLGSGLVKGIGPVFADRIVTHFGLDTLDIIEQEPGRLIEVPGLGPKRTGKITAAWEEQKAIKEVMVFLQGVGVSTSIAVRIYKKYGDASISVVRHEPYRLAADVWGIGFLTADRIAQSVGIPHDSPERVKAGLQYALSQSTDQGHCFLPEDQLIADGVKLLQVDTGLVIECLAELAADDEGVVRERVPGPDGDEITAVYLVPFHRAELSLAGRLRRLLRAEEDRMPAFRDVAWDRALQWLAGRTGASLAPEQEQAVRLALTEKVAVLTGGPGCGKSFTVRSIVELARAKKATVVLAAPTGRAAKRLAELTGAEASTVHRLLELKPGGDAAYDADRPLDADLVVVDEASMLDLLLANKLVKAVPPGAHLLLVGDVDQLPSVGAGEVLRDLLAQDGPVPRVRLTRIFRQAQKSGVVTNAHRINEGVPPLTRGLSDFFLFVAEETEDAGRLTVDVAARRIPEKFGLDPRRDVQVLAPMHRGPAGAGVLNGLLQQAITPARPDLPEKRIGGRVFRVGDKVTQIRNNYEKGENGVFNGTVGVVTAISQEDQRLTVVTDEDEEVPYDFDELDELSHAYAVTIHRSQGSEYPAVVVPVTRSAWMMLQRNLLYTAITRAKRLVVLVGSPQALAQAVRSVSAGRRFTALDHRLGARAVGVGNIT; from the coding sequence ATGTCCAGCCGCACGCCTGCGCAGGCCCCGGGATCCCGCTCCCTCGCCGTACTCGAAGCCGTCCTCGAACGGATCACGTACGCCAACGAGGAGAGCGGATACACGGTCGCGCGCGTCGACACCGGACGCGGGGGCGACCTGCTGACGGTCGTCGGGGCGCTGCTCGGCGCACAGCCGGGCGAGTCGCTGCGCATGGAGGGCCACTGGGGCTCCCACCCGCAGTACGGCAAGCAGTTCACGGTCGACAACTACCGGGTCACCCTGCCCGCGACGATCCAGGGCATCCGCCGCTACCTGGGATCGGGTCTCGTCAAGGGCATCGGGCCCGTCTTCGCCGACCGCATCGTCACCCACTTCGGGCTCGACACCCTGGACATCATCGAGCAGGAGCCCGGCCGGCTGATCGAGGTGCCGGGGCTCGGCCCCAAGCGGACCGGGAAGATCACGGCCGCCTGGGAGGAGCAGAAGGCCATCAAGGAGGTCATGGTCTTCCTCCAGGGCGTCGGCGTCTCCACCTCGATCGCCGTCCGCATCTACAAGAAGTACGGGGACGCGTCGATCTCCGTCGTCCGGCACGAGCCGTACCGGCTCGCGGCCGACGTGTGGGGCATCGGCTTCCTCACCGCGGACAGGATCGCCCAGTCCGTGGGCATCCCGCACGACAGCCCCGAGCGCGTCAAGGCCGGTCTGCAGTACGCGCTGTCGCAGTCCACCGACCAGGGGCACTGCTTCCTGCCCGAGGACCAGCTGATCGCCGACGGGGTCAAGCTCCTGCAGGTCGACACGGGCCTGGTCATCGAGTGTCTCGCCGAACTCGCCGCCGACGACGAGGGGGTCGTGCGGGAGCGGGTGCCGGGGCCTGACGGGGACGAGATCACGGCGGTGTACCTCGTCCCCTTCCACCGCGCCGAGCTGTCCCTCGCGGGCCGGCTGCGCCGCCTGCTGCGCGCGGAGGAGGACCGGATGCCCGCCTTCCGGGACGTCGCGTGGGACAGGGCCCTGCAGTGGCTCGCCGGGCGTACGGGAGCCTCGCTGGCGCCCGAGCAGGAGCAGGCGGTGCGGCTCGCGCTGACCGAGAAGGTCGCCGTGCTGACCGGCGGCCCCGGCTGCGGCAAGTCCTTCACGGTCCGCTCGATCGTCGAGCTGGCACGGGCGAAGAAGGCCACGGTGGTGCTCGCCGCACCGACCGGGCGCGCGGCGAAGCGGCTCGCCGAGCTGACCGGCGCGGAGGCCTCCACCGTGCACCGGCTGCTGGAGCTCAAGCCGGGCGGCGACGCGGCGTACGACGCGGACCGCCCGCTCGACGCCGACCTGGTCGTGGTGGACGAGGCGTCGATGCTGGACCTCCTGCTGGCGAACAAACTGGTCAAGGCCGTCCCGCCGGGCGCCCACCTGCTCCTCGTCGGGGACGTGGACCAACTACCTTCCGTGGGCGCGGGCGAGGTCCTGCGCGACCTCCTTGCGCAGGACGGTCCTGTGCCCCGCGTCCGGCTCACGCGGATCTTCCGGCAGGCCCAGAAGTCGGGGGTGGTCACCAACGCCCACCGGATCAACGAGGGCGTCCCGCCCCTGACCCGCGGCCTCAGCGACTTCTTCCTCTTCGTCGCGGAGGAGACGGAGGACGCCGGGCGCCTCACGGTGGATGTGGCGGCGCGCCGGATCCCCGAGAAGTTCGGGCTCGACCCGCGCCGGGACGTCCAGGTGCTGGCGCCCATGCACCGCGGGCCGGCCGGCGCCGGCGTGCTCAACGGCCTGCTTCAGCAGGCCATCACCCCGGCGCGCCCCGACCTGCCGGAGAAGCGGATCGGCGGCCGGGTCTTCCGGGTGGGCGACAAGGTCACCCAGATCAGGAACAACTACGAGAAGGGGGAGAACGGAGTCTTCAACGGCACGGTCGGCGTGGTCACGGCCATCAGCCAGGAGGACCAGCGGCTGACCGTGGTGACCGACGAGGACGAGGAGGTGCCGTACGACTTCGACGAGCTGGACGAGCTGTCCCACGCGTACGCCGTCACGATCCACCGCTCGCAGGGCAGCGAGTACCCGGCCGTGGTCGTCCCCGTCACCAGGAGCGCCTGGATGATGCTCCAGCGCAATCTCCTCTATACGGCGATCACGCGCGCGAAGAGGCTGGTCGTCCTCGTGGGCTCCCCACAGGCGTTGGCCCAGGCCGTACGGTCCGTGTCGGCCGGCCGCAGGTTCACGGCGCTCGATCACCGACTCGGCGCTCGGGCCGTCGGGGTAGGAAACATCACGTAG
- a CDS encoding LacI family DNA-binding transcriptional regulator: MTVTLADVAARARVSPATVSRVLNGNYPVAAATKDRVLRAVDELDYVLNGPASSLAAATSDLVGILVNDIADPFFGIMAGAAQSEIGGQDTPGREGLGRAGRQKLAVVCNTGGSPERELTYLTLLQRQRAAAVILTGGALEDAEHSAAMTAKLGRLAAAGTRVVLCGRPPLAGSEAALAALAFDNRGGSRRLTEHLLALGHRRIGYVAGPLERTTTRHRLEGHREALRAAGVPGDADTRELLTLHGPYTRRSGYEATLELLRRAPGLTAVVAANDTVALGACAAVRDQGLRIPEDVSVAGFDDLPFSVDAVPALTTVRLPLAEAGARAGRLAMGTETPPPGGIATIAAELMARASTAPPGRGTREPNGGR; the protein is encoded by the coding sequence ATGACAGTCACCCTGGCGGATGTGGCGGCCCGCGCCCGGGTGTCGCCCGCCACCGTCTCCCGCGTACTGAACGGCAACTACCCCGTGGCCGCCGCCACCAAGGACCGGGTACTGCGCGCCGTCGACGAACTCGACTACGTGCTCAACGGGCCCGCGAGCTCACTCGCCGCCGCCACCTCCGACCTCGTGGGCATCCTCGTCAATGACATCGCCGACCCGTTCTTCGGCATCATGGCCGGCGCGGCCCAGAGCGAGATCGGCGGCCAGGACACACCGGGAAGGGAGGGCCTGGGGCGGGCGGGCCGCCAGAAACTCGCCGTCGTGTGCAACACCGGCGGGTCCCCGGAACGCGAACTGACCTACCTCACACTGCTCCAGCGCCAGCGCGCGGCGGCGGTGATCCTGACCGGCGGCGCCCTGGAGGACGCGGAGCACAGTGCGGCCATGACGGCGAAACTGGGGCGGCTCGCGGCGGCCGGAACCCGCGTGGTGCTGTGCGGGCGACCGCCGCTGGCCGGGAGCGAGGCGGCCCTCGCCGCGCTCGCCTTCGACAACCGGGGCGGCAGCCGGCGCCTGACCGAGCACCTGCTGGCGCTCGGGCACCGCAGGATCGGGTACGTGGCCGGACCGCTGGAGCGCACCACGACGCGCCATCGCCTGGAGGGCCACCGCGAGGCGCTGCGCGCGGCCGGCGTGCCCGGCGACGCGGACACGCGGGAGCTGTTGACGCTGCACGGTCCCTACACCCGGCGCTCGGGTTACGAGGCGACGCTCGAACTGCTGCGCAGAGCGCCCGGGCTGACGGCCGTGGTGGCGGCGAACGACACGGTCGCGCTCGGCGCCTGCGCGGCGGTACGCGACCAGGGACTGCGCATCCCCGAGGACGTGTCGGTGGCCGGCTTCGACGACCTGCCGTTCTCGGTGGACGCGGTGCCCGCGCTGACGACCGTGCGGCTCCCCCTCGCGGAGGCCGGGGCGCGCGCGGGCCGGCTGGCTATGGGCACGGAGACACCGCCGCCGGGGGGCATCGCGACGATCGCCGCGGAACTCATGGCGCGGGCCTCGACGGCTCCCCCCGGACGCGGAACGAGGGAGCCGAACGGGGGACGCTGA
- a CDS encoding Gfo/Idh/MocA family protein produces the protein MGRRTVRIAMNGVTGRMGYRQHLLRSVLAIREQGGLDLGNGDTLWPEPVLVGRREHALRDIGGRHGLSEWSTDLDAVLADDTVEIYFDAQVTAARVESVKKAIAAGKHLYVEKPTATDLEGALDLARLAEAAGIKHGVVQDKIFLPGLLKLKRLVDGGFFGRILSIRGEFGYWVFEGDWQEAQRPSWNYRAEDGGGITVDMFPHWEYVLHDLFGRVTTVQAHVTTHIPQRVDEQGRAYEATADDAAYGIFQLEGGAVAQINSSWAVRVNRDELVEFQVDGTHGSAVAGLRTCRVQHRGTTPKPVWNPDLPATYAFREQWQEVPDNAEFDNGFKAEWELFLRHVVLDEPFAWDLLAGARGVQLAELGLRSHAEGRRFEVPELTL, from the coding sequence GTGGGACGCAGAACAGTCCGGATCGCTATGAACGGCGTCACGGGACGGATGGGGTACCGGCAGCACCTGCTGCGTTCCGTCCTCGCCATCCGGGAGCAGGGCGGGCTGGACCTGGGCAACGGCGACACGCTGTGGCCCGAACCCGTCCTCGTCGGGCGGCGCGAGCACGCCCTGCGCGACATCGGGGGGCGGCACGGCCTGAGCGAGTGGTCCACCGACCTCGACGCGGTCCTCGCGGACGACACCGTCGAGATCTACTTCGACGCGCAGGTGACGGCCGCGCGCGTCGAGTCGGTCAAGAAGGCGATCGCGGCGGGCAAGCACCTCTACGTCGAGAAGCCCACCGCCACCGACCTCGAAGGCGCCCTCGACCTCGCCCGCCTCGCGGAGGCCGCGGGCATCAAGCACGGGGTGGTGCAGGACAAGATCTTCCTGCCGGGCCTGCTGAAGCTGAAGCGCCTCGTCGACGGCGGCTTCTTCGGCCGGATCCTGTCGATCAGGGGCGAGTTCGGTTACTGGGTCTTCGAGGGCGACTGGCAGGAGGCGCAGCGTCCGTCCTGGAACTACCGCGCCGAGGACGGCGGCGGCATCACCGTCGACATGTTCCCGCACTGGGAATACGTGCTGCACGACCTGTTCGGCCGGGTCACCACCGTCCAGGCGCACGTCACCACGCACATCCCGCAGCGCGTCGACGAGCAGGGCAGGGCCTACGAGGCGACCGCCGACGACGCCGCGTACGGCATCTTCCAGCTGGAGGGCGGCGCGGTCGCCCAGATCAACTCCTCGTGGGCGGTGCGCGTCAACCGCGACGAACTGGTCGAGTTCCAGGTGGACGGCACACACGGTTCGGCGGTCGCCGGCCTGCGCACCTGCCGTGTGCAGCACCGCGGCACCACCCCGAAGCCGGTGTGGAACCCGGACCTGCCCGCCACCTACGCCTTCCGCGAGCAGTGGCAGGAGGTCCCGGACAACGCCGAGTTCGACAACGGCTTCAAAGCGGAGTGGGAGCTGTTCCTGCGCCACGTGGTGCTGGACGAGCCGTTCGCCTGGGACCTGCTGGCGGGCGCGCGCGGTGTGCAGCTCGCGGAACTGGGTCTCAGGTCGCATGCGGAGGGCCGTCGCTTCGAGGTGCCGGAGCTGACGCTGTGA